One Peterkaempfera bronchialis DNA window includes the following coding sequences:
- a CDS encoding HsdM family class I SAM-dependent methyltransferase: protein MTVSPLGELWRRMNAMRDPARPAAVLASTGAVIAGEWQPGRGDDGTDLPQEFVDQVGRLSADLGASEVFEALLDRWTQAHARQVEVTSAPIAALMAEVVAAGNGATPRTVLDPACGTGGLLSAMADGGAEFLYGQDLDPDLAEVARLRLRLRSDAESVLAAGDSLLDDAFSGHRVQAVVCNPPFGQRSWGRNELGYDSRWSYGLPPNAEPELAWLQHALAHLDSDGYVAMLMPAAAAVRPSGRRIRAELVRRGALRAVVALPSGASSVHGMGTHLWLAGPPDDNGSPQVLLIDAESVPTSAVDGADGAGEWPLVHRVVVSQWRAFLDGSGSDSEVCRILPAHDLLDNEVNLTPSRYVQREVGDAVDLRRLEEDRSRFGQDLMKLSAGPPVVAEAVAEPPALASLDDLVRTGAVRMWRGTSRRDSAREGLTEHPVITVHQGVSRTAPTGRVLALPEEAVAEGDVLLFTGGIEGTRPADPAEYGAVPGPGVTVLRPDPSVVDSWFLAGTLAHGANRRYAGSTSSSGSRTRIDSARLSVPVQGLDEQRRIGRAFQQLARFNESLDRLAGDGRDMAQRLQDALADGSVGPAEPSHR, encoded by the coding sequence GTGACGGTCTCGCCCCTCGGCGAGCTGTGGCGGCGGATGAATGCGATGCGCGACCCCGCGCGTCCCGCCGCGGTGCTGGCGTCCACTGGGGCCGTGATCGCGGGCGAGTGGCAGCCCGGCCGAGGCGACGACGGAACCGACCTGCCTCAGGAGTTCGTCGACCAGGTGGGGCGGCTCAGCGCCGACCTCGGCGCGTCGGAAGTGTTCGAAGCGTTGCTGGACCGGTGGACCCAGGCCCACGCACGGCAGGTGGAGGTCACGTCGGCACCCATTGCGGCTCTGATGGCCGAGGTGGTGGCGGCCGGCAACGGTGCGACCCCGAGGACGGTCCTCGATCCCGCGTGCGGGACGGGCGGACTGCTCAGCGCGATGGCCGATGGCGGAGCCGAGTTCCTGTACGGTCAGGACCTTGACCCCGACCTCGCCGAGGTGGCCCGGCTTCGGCTCCGACTCAGGTCCGATGCGGAGTCCGTGCTCGCGGCGGGCGACTCGCTACTCGACGACGCCTTCTCCGGACACCGCGTCCAGGCCGTCGTCTGCAATCCGCCCTTCGGCCAGCGCTCCTGGGGGCGGAACGAGCTGGGCTACGACTCGCGCTGGAGCTACGGCCTTCCTCCGAACGCGGAACCGGAGCTGGCGTGGCTCCAGCACGCGCTGGCCCATCTCGACAGCGACGGGTACGTCGCTATGCTGATGCCTGCGGCAGCTGCCGTGCGGCCGTCCGGGCGACGTATCCGGGCCGAACTCGTGCGTCGCGGAGCGCTGCGCGCGGTCGTCGCGCTGCCGTCTGGCGCCTCGTCCGTCCACGGGATGGGAACCCATCTCTGGCTCGCCGGGCCGCCGGATGACAACGGCTCGCCGCAGGTCCTCCTCATCGATGCCGAAAGCGTTCCCACCTCGGCAGTCGACGGAGCGGACGGGGCGGGCGAGTGGCCGCTGGTCCACCGCGTCGTGGTGTCCCAGTGGCGGGCGTTCCTCGACGGATCCGGGTCCGACAGCGAGGTCTGCCGGATACTGCCGGCGCACGACCTCCTCGACAACGAGGTCAACCTCACCCCGAGCCGGTACGTCCAGCGGGAGGTTGGCGACGCCGTCGACCTTCGGCGATTGGAGGAGGACCGCTCGCGTTTCGGGCAGGATCTGATGAAACTGTCGGCCGGTCCGCCGGTCGTGGCGGAAGCTGTTGCCGAGCCCCCTGCCCTGGCTTCGCTGGACGACCTCGTGCGCACGGGCGCGGTCCGGATGTGGCGCGGGACGTCCAGGCGCGATTCCGCGCGGGAGGGATTGACCGAGCACCCGGTCATCACCGTGCATCAGGGAGTTTCCCGTACGGCGCCGACGGGGCGGGTCCTTGCCCTGCCCGAGGAAGCGGTTGCCGAGGGCGATGTCCTGCTGTTCACCGGAGGAATTGAGGGAACCCGTCCGGCCGACCCGGCGGAGTACGGGGCTGTGCCGGGCCCCGGAGTCACGGTGCTCAGACCTGACCCGTCGGTGGTCGACAGCTGGTTCCTGGCGGGGACGCTCGCCCACGGTGCGAACAGGCGCTACGCGGGAAGCACGTCGAGTTCCGGCAGCCGCACGAGGATCGACAGCGCCCGCCTCTCCGTACCGGTCCAAGGCCTGGACGAACAACGGAGGATCGGGCGGGCCTTCCAACAGCTGGCCCGGTTCAACGAGTCCCTGGACCGGTTGGCCGGGGACGGGCGCGACATGGCGCA